Proteins from a single region of Struthio camelus isolate bStrCam1 chromosome W, bStrCam1.hap1, whole genome shotgun sequence:
- the LOC104142459 gene encoding procathepsin L-like, which produces MNIYLCILSLCLGLSSAAPRIDPDLDGHWQLWKLWHNKDYYEREENWRRVVWEKNLKMIELHNHSLGKHSYKLGMNQFGDMEWKAVIDLANAFFSIAISPQSQDQFAFTWNNKQYTFQVLPQGYKDSPTICHQMVSADLPPPPYRVYRPSLY; this is translated from the exons ATGAATATATATTTGTGCATACTCTCCCTGTGCTTGGGACTGTCCTCTGCTGCTCCAAGAATAGATCCTGATTTGGATGGCCACTGGCAGCTGTGGAAGTTGTGGCATAATAAGGACTATTATGAG AGAGAGGAAAACTGGAGGAGAGTGGTGTGGGAGAAGAATCTGAAAATGATTGAACTCCACAATCACTCATTAGGAAAACACAGTTACAAGTTGGGAATGAATCAGTTTGGTGACATG GAATGGAAAGCTGTCATTGATCTGGCAAATGCATTCTTCTCCATTGCTATATCCCCACAATCGCAAGATCAATTTGCATTTACATGGAATAATAAGCAATATACGTTTcaagtccttcctcagggctatAAAGATAGCCCCACCATTTGCCACCAGATGGTCTCAGCtgatctccccccacccccttacaGAGTGTACCGTCCATCATTatattga